The window TTCTGTAGCAGCGGGGACAGAGTCAGTCAAGCGGGTGAATGGTGGTCAGGTGCTTTCTACTCACATCATTGCCCGTCCCCATGAAAACCTGGAGTATGTGTTGCCTATCCGTTATACCGAGGAAGTGGAGCAGTTCCGCGACAATGTCAATGCTATTCGCCCCATGAACCGTCCGTAGTATGCGGATTGCCAAAGCGATCGGTACGGTGGTCAGTACCCAGAAAGAGCCTACCCTAGCGGGGACGAAGTTTCTCCTAGTGCAGTTTATCGATGAGAAGGGGGAACTTACCAATCACTACGAAGTGGCAGCAGACACTGTGGGGGCGGGGATCGAAGAGTGGGTCCTAGTCAGCCTCGGCAGTGGTGCCAGACAGATACGGGATGGGGAAAACCGCCCGATCGATGCGGCAGTGGTAGCAATCATTGACACAGTCACGATCGGCAATCAATTTCTTTACAACAAGCGCTTACAATCGCGGTAGGAAGTTATGACTATCACCATAGCGCCCCAAGCCCATGTCCATCCCCTCTCCCGTGTCAGTGGGGAGGTGCACATTGCCCAAGATGCGGTTTTAGCCCCAGGGGTAGTAATTCATTCCCAGGCAGGTACGCCCTTCTATATTGGCGGGGGGGCACGGCTGCAGGAGGGCACGATCGTGGGAGGGATAGCGCAAGGGCGCGTGCTGGGCAAGGACGGCAAGGAGTACGGTGTATGGATCGGGGCAAAGACTGTCCTGACCCATTTTTGTTTAGTTTATGGACCCTGCTTCATTGGGGAAAACTGCTTCATAGGCTTTCGCTCCACTATTTTTAACAGCAGAATTGGCGATGGCTGTATTGTGATGATGCATGCTGTTATCCAGGATGTGGAGATTCCCCCAGGGAAGTATATTGCCAGCGGGTCAGTGATTACCACCCAACAGCAAGCCGACCATCTCCCCGATATTACCCCTACCGATCGGTTGTTAGCGGAGCAACTGGGGGGAATAGCAATGCCCAGAGTGACCACCCAACCAAGCATCGTTACTAATGGACAGCAAGAGAGTACAGATATGAAGGAAGGAATAGAGCTTGCTCCCCTGGTGCGGCAGTTACTAGCCCAAGGGCATCGGGTAGGGGCGGAGTATGCTGATACAAGGCGATTTAGGACAAGTTCCTGGCAGAGCTGCGCCAATATTCATGCCACTGATGAGTACACCGTACTGCGGAACTTACAAGCCTGCCTAAAGGAACATGAAGGAGAATATGTGCGCCTCGTGGGGATTGACCCCAAATCGCGGCAAAGGGTGATGGAACAAATTATTCAACGTCCTGGCGAAACTCCTATCGTTGTCCCTACTGCCAATCCTAGCGGTACAACCACCGCTAAAGTAAGTGCAGCGCCCCCAGTAACTCCCCAAAATGGCAATGCCCCAGACTGGACAACCCAAGTCCGTCAACTCTTAGCGCAGGGCTACCGTATTGGCACAGAGCACGCGGACGAGCGCCGCTTCAGAACTAGTTCCTGGCATAGCTGCAAACCGATCGAAGCCACCAGTGAAAGTGGGGTAATTGCAGCCCTCAACGCCTGTTTAGCGGAGCATGCGGGAGAGTACGTGCGGCTATTTGGTATTGACCCCAAGAACAAAAAGCGGGTGGGGGAAATGATCATCCAACGTCCTGGACAAGTGGCAACTGCTCCCGTCAATACTGCTACGACAACCCAAGGAGCTGCCTCCCCTACTGTCCAACTCAACCCCGATGCTGACCTTGCTACCCATGTACGTTCTCTTTTGAGCCAGGGCTATCGCATTGGCACAGAACATGCGGACGAACGTCGCTTCAGAACCAGTTCCTGGCATAGCTGCAAACCGATCGAAGCTACCAGTGAAAGTGCCGTTATGGCAGCCCTCAATGCCTGTTTAGCGGAACACGCTGGGGAGTATGTGCGCATGTTTGGCATTGACCCCAAGAACAAAAAGCGGGTAGGGGAAGTAATCATTCAGCGTCCCAATGGCAAAGCTCCTGGGCAGACGGCACCTGTCAGCAATGCAACTGTTGCTACAGCCAGCCCCAGCTACAACAATCTGCCACCCGAAGTAGTACAACATATCCGTCAGATCCTCAGTCAGGGCTACAAAGTCAGTGCTGAGTACGCTGATGAAAGACGGTTCCGCACCAGTTCCTGGCAAAGTTGTCCGCCCATCCCCGGCAATACGGAAGGGGAAGTAGTGAGAGCCTTGGAACAACTCTTGAGAGAACACGCAGGGGACTACGTGCGCCTAATCGGTATGGATGGCAAGACCAAACGGCGTGTCCTAGAAACCATCGTGCAACGTCCTAAACGTTAGTCATGTACCTTGCTTCCCTCCAACCCCTCACCACAGCTTACACCTACGGCAATGTGGCAGTTGACCCAACAGCAGTGATTGCACCAGGTGTCCTGCTCCAGGCAGACGAGGGCTGTAGGATTACTATTGGGGCAGGGGTATGTGTAGGGATGGGAACGATTATCCATGCCCACAAAGGGGACATA is drawn from Pseudanabaenaceae cyanobacterium SKYG29 and contains these coding sequences:
- a CDS encoding BMC domain-containing protein gives rise to the protein MAIAVGMIETLGFPAVVEAADAMVKAARVTLVGYEKIGSGRVTVIVRGDVSEVQASVAAGTESVKRVNGGQVLSTHIIARPHENLEYVLPIRYTEEVEQFRDNVNAIRPMNRP
- a CDS encoding ribulose bisphosphate carboxylase small subunit, which produces MTITIAPQAHVHPLSRVSGEVHIAQDAVLAPGVVIHSQAGTPFYIGGGARLQEGTIVGGIAQGRVLGKDGKEYGVWIGAKTVLTHFCLVYGPCFIGENCFIGFRSTIFNSRIGDGCIVMMHAVIQDVEIPPGKYIASGSVITTQQQADHLPDITPTDRLLAEQLGGIAMPRVTTQPSIVTNGQQESTDMKEGIELAPLVRQLLAQGHRVGAEYADTRRFRTSSWQSCANIHATDEYTVLRNLQACLKEHEGEYVRLVGIDPKSRQRVMEQIIQRPGETPIVVPTANPSGTTTAKVSAAPPVTPQNGNAPDWTTQVRQLLAQGYRIGTEHADERRFRTSSWHSCKPIEATSESGVIAALNACLAEHAGEYVRLFGIDPKNKKRVGEMIIQRPGQVATAPVNTATTTQGAASPTVQLNPDADLATHVRSLLSQGYRIGTEHADERRFRTSSWHSCKPIEATSESAVMAALNACLAEHAGEYVRMFGIDPKNKKRVGEVIIQRPNGKAPGQTAPVSNATVATASPSYNNLPPEVVQHIRQILSQGYKVSAEYADERRFRTSSWQSCPPIPGNTEGEVVRALEQLLREHAGDYVRLIGMDGKTKRRVLETIVQRPKR
- a CDS encoding EutN/CcmL family microcompartment protein, translated to MRIAKAIGTVVSTQKEPTLAGTKFLLVQFIDEKGELTNHYEVAADTVGAGIEEWVLVSLGSGARQIRDGENRPIDAAVVAIIDTVTIGNQFLYNKRLQSR